A DNA window from Gopherus evgoodei ecotype Sinaloan lineage chromosome 22, rGopEvg1_v1.p, whole genome shotgun sequence contains the following coding sequences:
- the GNA15 gene encoding guanine nucleotide-binding protein subunit alpha-15, with protein MAWCFCCCRKCPCFLSEEDKTAVVLDKEINKILRDQKKRDRLELKLLLLGAGESGKSTFIKQLRIIHGAGYSEEDRKGFAKLVYQNVFASMQAMIGAMETLQIPYAQPENVENAKLVMGVNASKVAALNRPYANVIESLWRDAGIQTCYERRREYHLLDSALYFLSSLERIAEDSYIPTAQDVLRSRMPTTGISEYCFSMQEMILRIVDVGGQKSERRKWIHCFENVIALIYLASLSEYDQCLEENSEENRMRESLALFRTILELPWFQSASVILFLNKTDLLEDKITHSDLAAYFPSFPGPKRDAEAAKKFILEMYVDTYKRCSAVPRDAGQRPSETASKSRCLYRHYTCATDTQNIRKVFRDVRDVILVGYLDDFNLL; from the exons ATGGCTTGGTGCTTCTGCTGTTGTCGGAAGTGCCCCTGTTTCCTGTCGGAAGAAGATAAAACTGCTGTTGTGTTAGATAAAGAAATCAACAAAATACTAAGAGACCAGAAAAAGCGAGACAGGCTGGAGCTGAAGTTACTTTTACTAG GTGCTGGGGAAAGCGGGAAGAGCACTTTCATCAAACAGCTGCGGATAATCCATGGGGCGGGCTATTCAGAAGAGGATCGCAAAGGCTTTGCCAAGCTGGTGTATCAGAACGTCTTTGCCTCCATGCAAGCCATGATCGGAGCCATGGAGACTCTGCAGATCCCTTATGCCCAGCCAGAGAATGTG GAAAACGCCAAGCTGGTCATGGGGGTGAATGCTTCGAAGGTGGCGGCCTTGAACAGGCCGTATGCAAACGTCATTGAAAGCCTATGGAGGGACGCGGGCATCCAGACCTGCTACGAGAGACGGCGGGAGTATCACTTACTGGACTCGGCCCTGTA TTTTCTGTCCAGCCTGGAGCGTATCGCAGAGGACAGTTACATCCCCACAGCTCAGGATGTCCTGAGGAGCCGCATGCCGACGACCGGCATCAGTGAATACTGCTTCTCGATGCAGGAGATGATCTTAAG GATTGTGGATGTGGGTGGGCAGAAGTCGGAGCGCAGGAAGTGGATACACTGTTTCGAAAACGTTATTGCCCTGATCTACCTGGCTTCCCTCAGCGAGTACGACCAGTGCCTGGAGGAGAATAGCGAGGAG AATCGGATGAGGGAGAGCCTGGCACTGTTCAGAACCATCCTGGAGCTGCCCTGGTTCCAGAGCGCCTCCGTGATCCTCTTCCTAAACAAAACCGACCTCCTGGAGGACAAGATCACCCACTCGGACCTAGCTGCTTACTTCCCCAGCTTCCCAG GACCCAAGCGAGATGCAGAGGCGGCGAAAAAGTTCATTCTGGAGATGTACGTGGACACCTACAAGCGATGCTCCGCGGTCCCCCGCGACGCAGGGCAGAGACCCTCTGAGACGGCCTCCAAATCCAGGTGCCTCTACCGCCACTACACCTGTGCCACGGATACGCAGAACATCCGCAAGGTCTTCAGGGACGTCAGGGATGTGATCTTGGTTGGCTATTTGGACGACTTCAACCTGCTGTGA